A region from the Vespula pensylvanica isolate Volc-1 chromosome 9, ASM1446617v1, whole genome shotgun sequence genome encodes:
- the LOC122632060 gene encoding serine/threonine-protein kinase mTOR, translating to MTNTLVQQYVQRLKSRHEETRTKAAKDLCFYVKTELREVSQEEITAFMDEFNHHIFEMVSSSDMNEKKGGILAIICLIGADVGNINTRTIRFANYLRNLLPSNDVGVMELAAKTVGKLALVSGTYTAEYVEFEVKRAFEWLGGDRHEGKRHAAVLVLRELAVSMPTYFFQQVTPFFDLIFNAIRDPKPVIREGAVEALRAALVVTAQRETAKQMHKSQWYKQCYDEVMAGFEEVYARERGVNRDDRVHGSLLVLNELLRCSNVQWERNYEALMERLNCSAQQNENDIQSLMPRLKTTIVSKWAGTSQNSCGPQHALYPIHESAVCRCLMQERLDDIYTDVMNQRISRNPHIQHALMMLLPRLAAFNKQKFTQDHLKESMAYLLMTLRAREKDRYAAFMTIGFIAVAVEDSIKPYLPKIMEVIKCLLPSKETPNKKRGTSLEPAVFICITLLGHAVKRTIASDVRDLLEPMLATGLSPILTTSLRELAHSVPSLKPDISQGLLRMLSQVLMQKPLRHPGAPWTVASPVSMPSTEVDVPSTVLALKTLGTFNFDGNPLLQFVRRCADHFLTSEQPEVRLEAVKTCSRLLRLALNQPGPTVTNTVSTVLGKLLVVGITDTDSDVRKSVLASLNDSFDIHLAQAENLSALFIAMNDEMFDIREQAIRTIGRLSNMNPAYVMPSLRKTLIQFLTELEHSGMGRNKEQAARMLDELVVSAPQLIRPYMEPILKVLVPKLKEAESNPGVILAILRAIGDLAEVNGAEMQQWMPELLSILLEMLVDASSPEKRGVALWVLGQLVGSTGHAVKPYMQYPSLLDVLINFLKTEQQPAIRRETIRVLGLLGALDPYKHKMNLGQIDSQLDTLTSMADTKSEIENTQDLTTSEMLVNMSSSTLEEYYPAIAIATLMRIIRDPTLSQHHTMVVQAVTFIFKSLGIKCVPYISQVMPSFLNVVRTADVNFREYLFQQLAILIAIVKQHIRNYLDDIFNLIKEFWIVNSPLQSTLILLVEHIAIALGAEFKIYLPQLMPHILRVLTHDTSKDRAVTVKLLLALQKFGNNLDNYLHLVLPPIVKLFHATDCPIAVNKVALETVDHLADTLDFTDFASRIVHPLVRTLDQCPELRSTAMDTLCALLIQLGKKYQIFISLVQKVMTKHRIINPHYDVLVDKILTESTVADSEDFLLMRHRHSRNKNRDLSLTSSDTATIKRLHVSASNLQKAWTATRRVSKDDWLEWLRSLSIGLLKESPSPALRSCWALAQTYSQLPRDLFNAAFVSCWTELNDTYRTELIQTLQQALMVPDLPEITQTILNLAEFMEHCDKGPLPLDNKILGERAMHCRAYAKALHYKEDEFHKSRNSNVFESLISINNKLQQKEAAEGLLEYVMNQYNQQDLKVQIRWYEKLHNWDKALHLYKERLESDPADVESTLGEMRCLEALGEWGQLHDEATKQWLIQNDEIKQRMARMAAAAAWGLGQWESMEKYISLIPKDTQDGAFYRAVLAIHDEQYDVAHQLIDSARDLLDTELTAMAGESYQRAYNAMVEVQKLAELEEVIQYKLVPERRSTIKSMWWERLQGGQKIVEDWQKIIQVHTLVVSPQEDMYTWLKYASLCRKSGSLMLCHKTLVMLLGVDPSLTPDQPLPTTHPQVTFAYCKHMWVANKREEAYNQLQRFVQNSLQPAIVSVINQENEKIQDARKRLLARCYLKLGEWLEALQGINEHSIPAVLSYYAAATKHDPTWYKAWHAFAYTNFETVLFYKHQQGDSNIENAPSNGTRNNLSSPQYVSQFTVPAVEGFFRSINLSHGNSLQDTLRLLTLWFDYGQWPEVYEAIVVGIRLIEINTWLQVIPQLIARIDTPRTLVGRCIHHLLIDIGKTHPQALVYPLTVASKSASHARKTAANKILKSMCEHSPTLVQQAMMASDELIRVAILWHELWHEGLEEASRLYFGEKNVKGMLDTLEPLHAMLERGPQTLKETSFNQAYGKDLMEAQEWCHRYKASRNVKDLNQAWDVYYHVFRRISRQLPQLTSLELQYVSPKLLLCRDLELAVPGSYSPGQPIVRIASIHSSMQVITSKQRPRKLCIKGSNGKDYMFLLKGHEDLRQDERVMQLFGLVNTLLLHDPDTFRRNLTIQRYAVIPLSTNSGLIGWVPHCDTLHTLIRDYREKKKILLNIEHRIMLRMAPDYEHLMLMQKVEVFEHALEHTHGDDLSRLLWLKSPSSEVWFDRRTNYTRSLAVMSMVGYILGLGDRHPSNLMLDRLSGKILHIDFGDCFEVAMTREKFPEKIPFRLTRMLINAMEVTGIEGTYRRTCESVMSVLHRNKDSLMAVLEAFVYDPLLNWRLMDNTALKGKRSDAQGMSSSSSQEHGDVLDSLTATLPKKGVPCSVENGGDNNQPEALNKKALAIITRVRDKLTGRDFSHEESLSVQRQVDLLIQQATNNENLCQCYIGWCPFW from the exons ATGACAAATACACTTGTACAACAATATGTTCAACGACTTAAGTCAAGACATGAAGAAACACGTACTAAAGCAGCAAAGGATTTATGTTTTTATGTTAAAACAGAACTACGTGAGGTTTCTCAAGAAGAGATTACAGCATTTATGGATGAATTCAATCATCATATATTCGAAATGGTATCTAGTTCtgatatgaatgaaaaaaaaggtggTATATTAGCTATAATTTGTCTTATTGGAGCTGATGTTGGTAATATAAATACACGCACTATAAGATTTGCAAATTATCTGCGAAATCTTTTACCATCTAATGATGTTGGAGTTATGGAATTGGCTGCAAAAACTGTTGGCAAACTAGCATTAGTTTCTGGAACATACACAGCAGAATATGTAGAATTTGAAGTAAAACGTGCCTTCGAATGGCTTGGAGGAGATAGGCATGAAGGAAAACGTCATGCAGCTGTACTTGTATTGAGAGAACTTGCCGTATCAATGccaacatatttttttcaacaagTTACTCCTTTTTTTGATCTTATATTTAATGCAATACGTGATCCAAAACCTGTGATACGAGAAGGTGCTGTTGAAGCTTTGAGAGCAGCGCTTGTTGTTACTGCTCAAAGAGAAACAGCAAAACAAATGCATAAATCACAATGGTACAAGCAGTGTTATGATGAGGTAATGGCAGGATTTGAAGAAGTATatgcaagagaaagaggtgtCAACAGAGACGATAGAGTACACGGTTCGTTATTAGTATTAAATGAATTACTAAGATGTAGTAATGTACAGTGGGAAAGAAATTATGAAGCTTTAATGGAAAGATTAAATTGTTCTGcacaacaaaatgaaaatgacaTACAATCATTAATGCCTAGATTAAAAACAACAATAGTATCTAAATGGGCAGGAACATCTCAAAATTCTTGTGGACCTCAACATGCATTATATCCAATACATGAGTCAGCAGTTTGTCGATGTTTAATGCAAGAGAGATTGGACGATATTTACACGGATGTGATGAATCAAAGAATATCAAGAAATCCACATATTCAACATGCATTAATGATGTTATTACCAAGATTAGCAGCATTCAATAAGCAAAAATTTACACAGGACCATTTAAAAGAATCTATGGCCTATCTTTTAATGACCTTAAGAGCtcgtgagaaagatagatatgcAGCATTTATGACTATTGGTTTTATAGCTGTTGCAGTTGAAGATTCTATAAAACCATATCTTCCAAAAATTATGGAagttataaaatgtttattaccATCGAAAGAAACACCTAATAAAAAACGTGGTACATCTTTGGAACCTGccgtatttatatgtattactcTTTTAGGTCATGCTGTAAAGCGCACTATTGCATCTGATGTGAGGGATCTTTTAGAACCAATGTTAGCAACTGGATTAAGTCCTATTCTGACAACTTCTCTTAGAGAGTTGGCACACAGTGTACCATCTTTAAAACCAGACATATCGCAAGGTCTCTTACGAATGTTATCTCAAGTTTTAATGCAAAAGCCATTAAGGCATCCTGGAGCACCTTGGACTGTAGCTAGCCCTGTATCCATGCCATCAACAGAAGTAGATGTTCCTTCTACAGTTCTTGCATTAAAAACACTTGGCACATTCAATTTTGATGGTAATCCTTTATTACAATTTGTGAGAAGGTGTGCTGATCATTTTTTAACATCAGAACAGCCAGAAGTTCGACTAGAGGCTGTAAAAACATGTTCTCGATTACTGAGGTTGGCACTAAATCAACCAGGACCTACAGTAACTAACACTGTCTCTACAGTTCTTGGAAAATTATTAGTCGTAGGAATTACAGATACAGATTCTGATGTACGAAAATCAGTTTTAGCTTCACTAAATGATTCATTTGATATTCATTTAGCACAGGCAGAAAATTTATCTGCATTATTTATTGCTATGAATGATGAGATGTTTGACATAAGAGAACAAGCAATCAGAACTATAGGACGACTCAGTAATATGAATCCTGCTTATGTGATGCCATCCCTTCGTAAGACACTTATACAATTCCTCACGGAATTGGAACATTCTGGAATGGGTCGTAACAAAGAACAAGCTGCCCGTATGTTGGATGAACTAGTAGTCAGTGCACCACAACTTATTCGACCATACATGGAACCAATTTTAAAAGTTCTTGTTCCAAAATTAAAGGAAGCAGAATCAAATCCAGGAGTAATATTAGCCATACTCCGTGCTATAGGAGATTTAGCGGAAGTTAATGGTGCTGAAATGCAGCAATGGATGCctgaattattatcaattttacttGAAATGTTGGTAGATGCCAGTTCACCAGAGAAAAGAGGCGTTGCTTTATGGGTTCTTGGGCAATTAGTTGGAAGTACAGGTCATGCAGTAAAACCATACATGCAATATCCATCTCTATTAGATgtacttattaattttttgaaaacagAACAACAGCCAGCTATCAGAAGAGAAACTATTAGAGTTCTTGGATTATTAGGAGCTTTAGATCCATATAAACACAAAATGAATCTTGGTCAAATAGATTCACAATTAGATACACTTACATCAATGGCTGATACTAAaagtgaaatagaaaatacgcAAGATTTGACAACGAGTGAAATGTTGGTAAATATGTCATCATCTACCTTAGAAGAATATTACCCTGCAATAGCCATCGCTACTCTTATGCGAATCATCCGTGATCCTACGCTATCTCAACATCATACAATGGTAGTACAAGCTGTGACCTTCATATTTAAAAGTCTTGGTATTAAATGTGTTCCGTACATTTCTCAAGTAATGCCAAGTTTCTTGAATGTTGTACGTACAGCAGATGTAAATTttcgagaatatttatttcaacaaCTGGCTATTCTTATCGCTATTGTGAAACAGCACATTCGAAATTATCTCGATgacatatttaatttaattaaagaattttgGATTGTGAATAGCCCTCTACAAAGTACACTTATTCTTTTAGTTGAACACATTGCAATAGCTTTAGGTGCagaattcaaaatttatttaccaCAGTTAATGCCACACATATTAAGAGTATTAACACATGATACCAGTAAAGACCGTGCAGTAACAGTAAAGCTGTTACTTGCATTACAAAAATTTGGGAATAATCTTGATAATTATCTTCACTTAGTTCTTCCACCAATTGTGAAGTTATTTCATGCAACTGACTGCCCTATAGCAGTGAATAAAGTTGCATTGGAAACAGTAGACCATTTAGCTGATACATTGGATTTCACTGATTTTGCATCAAGAATCGTTCATCCATTAGTACGAACATTGGATCAATGTCCAGAATTACGAAGCACAGCAATGGATACACTCTGTGCACTTTTGATACAAttgggaaaaaaatatcaaatttttatttcattagttCAAAAGGTCATGACAAAGCATAGAATTATTAATCCTCACTATGATGTCTTAGTTGATAAAATTCTTACAGAATCAACTGTTGCAGACAGTGAAGATTTCTTGTTAATGAGACATCGAcattcaagaaataaaaatcgtgaTTTATCTTTAACATCATCAGATACAGCAACTATAAAGCGATTGCACGTATCAGCTTCAAATTTACAAAAAGCTTGGACAGCAACTCGCAGGGTATCTAAAGATGACTGGCTTGAATGGTTAAGAAGTCTTTCCATTGGTTTGCTTAAGGAATCTCCATCTCCAGCATTAAGATCATGTTGGGCTCTTGCACAAACTTATTCACAGTTACCACGTGACTTATTTAATGCTGCATTTGTTTCTTGTTGGACCGAACTTAATGACACATATAGAACAGAATTGATTCAAACACTTCAACAAGCATTAATGGTACCAGATCTTCCTGAAATAACTCAGACAATTTTAAATTTGGCTGAATTTATGGAACATTGTGACAAAGGACCACTACcattagataataaaatcttaGGAGAAAGAGCCATGCATTGTCGTGCTTATGCCAAAGCATTACATTATAAAGAAGATGAATTTCataaaagtagaaatagtAATGTATTTGAatctttaatttcaattaataacaAACTCCAACAAAAGGAAGCTGCAGAAGGTTTACTTGAATATGTTATGAATCAGTACAATCAGCAAGATCTCAAAGTTCAAATACGTTGGTATGAAAAACTTCATAATTGGGATAAAGCacttcatttatataaagaacGTTTAGAAAGTGACCCTGCAGATGTGGAATCTACTTTGGGTGAAATGCGTTGTTTGGAAGCACTTGGAGAATGGGGACAATTACATGATGAGGCTACAAAACAATGGTTGATTCAGAAtgacgaaataaaacaaagaatggCTAGAATGGCAGCAGCAGCTGCATGGGGTTTGGGTCAATGGGAAAGtatggaaaaatatatctcaTTGATACCAAAAGATACTCAAGATGGGGCTTTTTACAGAGCAGTATTAGCAATACATGATGAACAATATGACGTTGCTCATCAACTTATCGATAGTGCTAGAGATTTATTAGATACAGAATTAACTGCTATGGCTGGTGAAAGTTATCAAAGAGCTTATAATGCTATGGTGGAAGTTCAAAAATTAGCAGAATTAGAAGAGGTAATACAATATAAACTCGTTCCAGAAAGAAGATCTACTATTAAATCTATGTGGTGGGAAAGACTTCAAGGTGGGCAAAAAATTGTCGAGGATTggcaaaaaataatacaagtaCATACTTTAGTAGTTTCTCCACAAGAAGATATGTATACATGGCTTAAATATGCTAGCCTTTGTAGGAAGAGTGGTAGTTTAATGTTGTGTCATAAAACATTAGTAATGTTATTAGGTGTAGATCCTTCATTAACACCAGATCAGCCTTTACCAACAACGCATCCACAAGTAACATTCGCTTATTGTAAACACATGTGGGTAGCAAACAAACGAGAAGAAGCATATAATCAACTGCAAAGATTCGTGCAAAATTCTTTACAACCTGCAATAGTGTCTGTAATAAAtcaagagaatgaaaaaatacaggATGCAAGAAAAAGATTGCTTGCAAGATGTTATTTAAAACTGGGAGAATGGTTAGAAGCTTTACAGGGTATAAATGAACATTCTATACCTGCTGTATTATCTTATTATGCTGCTGCAACAAAACATGACCCAACATGGTATAAAGCATGGCATGCTTTCGCTTATACTAACTTTGAAACTGTACTGTTTTATAAACATCAACAAGGTGATTCTAATATTGAGAATGCACCCAGCAATGGAACACGTAATAATCTTTCTAGCCCACAATATGTGTCACAATTCACTGTTCCAGCTGTAGAAGGATTTTTTAGATCAATTAATCTTTCACATGGAAACTCTTTACAAGATACACTTCGGTTACTTACATTGTGGTTTGATTATGGTCAATGGCCTGAAGTATATGAAGCTATTGTGGTAGGTATCagattaatagaaattaatacgtGGTTACAAGTGATACCACAGCTCATTGCGAGAATAGATACACCTAGAACTTTAGTTGGACGATGTATTCATCATCTTCTTATTGATATTGGAAAAACACATCCACAAGCATTGGTGTATCCATTAACAGTTGCTTCAAAAAGTGCAAGTCATGCTAGAAAAACAGCagcaaataaaattctaaagaGTATGTGTGAACACAGTCCTACTTTGGTTCAACAAGCTATGATGGCAAGTGATGAATTAATTAGAGTTGCGATTTTATGGCATGAATTATGGCATGAAGGATTAGAAGAAGCCAGCAGATTATattttggagaaaaaaatgtcaaggGGATGCTTGATACATTGGAACCATTACATGCAATGTTAGAAAGAGGTCCACAAACTTTGAAAGAAACATCCTTTAATCAAGCTTATGGAAAAGATTTAATGGAAGCACAAGAATGGTGTCATAGATATAAAGCTTCAAGAAATGTGAAAGATTTAAACCAAGCATGGGATGTGTATTATCATGTATTTAGAAGAATATCAAGACAATTACCACAGTTGACTAGTTTAGAACTTCAATATGTAAGCCCAAAATTGCTTCTTTGTAGAGATTTAGAATTAGCTGTGCCTGGGAGTTATAGTCCAGGTCAGCCTATAGTCAGGATAGCAAGTATTCATAGCTCAATGCAAGTGATAACAAGCAAACAACGACCAAGAAAGTTATGTATTAAAG GTAGTAATGGTAAAGATTACATGTTTCTACTAAAAGGACATGAAGATCTTAGACAAGATGAGCGTGTAATGCAGTTGTTTGGTTTAGTAAATACACTTTTATTACATGATCCAGATACTTTTAGAAGAAATCTTACTATCCAG AGGTATGCAGTAATTCCATTATCAACAAATAGTGGTCTCATCGGTTGGGTACCACACTGTGATACATTGCATACTTTAATCAGGGattacagagaaaaaaagaaaatattactaaaTATAGAACATAGGATAATGCTAAGA ATGGCACCAGATTATGAACATCTTATGCTTATGCAAAAGGTTGAAGTTTTTGAACATGCTCTAGAACATACTCATGGTGATGACTTATCACGGCTTTTATGGTTGAAGTCACCGTCAAGCGAAGTGTGGTTCGATCGTAGGACGAACTATACGCGTTCTCTTGCTGTTATGTCTATGGTTGGTTACATACTTGGCCTTGGAGATCGCCATCCATCCAATTTAATGTTGGATCGCTTAAGTGGCAAAATTCTTCATATTGATTTTGGAGATTGTTTTGAAGTTGCAATGACTCGTGAAAAATTCCCTGAGAAGATACCATTTCGCTTGACACGAATGTTAATAAATGCTATGGAGGTCACAGGCATTGAAGGCACATACAGAAGAACTTGTGAATCAGTAATGTCTGTACTACATCGTAACAAAGATAGTTTAATGGCTGTATTAGAAGCTTTTGTTTATGATCCTCTTTTAAATTGGAGATTAATGGATAATACAGCACTAAAGGGCAAGAGATCTGATGCACAAGGAATGAGTTCTAGTAGTAGCCAGGAACATGGAGATGTTCTAGATTCTCTTACAGCTACTTTACCAAAGAAGGGTGTGCCATGTAGTGTTGAAAACGGag GTGATAATAATCAACCAGAAGCGTTAAACAAAAAGGCTTTAGCTATTATAACAAGAGTGAGAGACAAATTAACAGGACGTGATTTTTCGCATGAAGAATCACTGAGTGTTCAACGTCAAGTGGATTTACTGATTCAGCAGGCTACCAATAATGAAAACCTTTGCCAGTGTTACATTGGATG gTGTCCATTTtggtaa
- the LOC122632061 gene encoding pre-mRNA-processing factor 6, whose translation MAVPSVSLSPRNKKHFLGVPAPLGYVAGVGRGATGFTTRSDIGPARDANDVSDDRHAPPTKRTKKKEEEEEDEEDLNDSNYDEFSGYGGSLFSKDPYDKDDEEADAIYEAIDKRMDEKRKEYREKRLREELERYRQERPKIQQQFSDLKRELVNVTEDEWKNVPEVGDGRNRKQRNPRAEKFTPLPDSVLARNLGGKTSTSIDPSSGLASMMPGVATPGMLTPTGDLDLRKIGQARNTLMNVKLNQVSDSVEGQTVVDPKGYLTDLQSMIPTYGGDINDIKKARLLLKSLRETNPNHPSAWIASARLEEVTGKVQAARNLIMKGCEVNPTSEDLWLEAARLQPPDTAKAVIAQSVRHIPTSVRIWIKAADLETEAKAKRRVYRKALEHIPNSVRLWKAAVELEEPEDARILLSRAVECCPTSVDLWLALARLETYDNARKVLNKARENIPTDRQIWTTAAKLEEANGNKHMVEKIIDRAISSLSANGVEINREHWFKEAMEAEKAGAVHCCQVIVKAIIGFGVEEEDRKHTWMEDAETCAQQGALECARAVYAYALTTFPSKKSIWLRAAYFEKTYGTRESLESLLQRAVAHCPKSEVLWLMGAKSKWLAGDVPAARGILSLAFQANPNSEEIWLAAVKLESENAEYERARRLLAKARASAPTPRVMMKSAKLEWALNNLEAALHLLKEALEAFEDFPKLWLMKGQIEEQQGDLDKALETYNQAIKKCPNSIPLWRLLAQLEHRKNQVTKARSVLEKARLRNPKNAELWLEAIRNELKSGGVRDMAHTLMAKALQECPTSGLLWAEAIFMESRPQRKTKSVDALKKCEHDPHVLLAVSKLFWCEHKISKCRDWFNRTVKIDPDLGDAWAYFYKFELLNGTEEQQEEVKKRCIAAEPHHGENWCRVSKNIVNWCLSVDQILIIVAKDLKIPI comes from the exons agatgATAGGCATGCTCCACCTACAAAAcgtacaaagaagaaagaagaagaagaagaagatgaagaagactTAAATGATTCTAATTATGATGAATTCTCTGGTTATGGAGGTTCTCTTTTTAGTAAA gATCCCTATGAtaaagatgatgaagaagctGATGCAATTTATGAAGCAATTGATAAGCGAATGGATGAAAAACGTAaagaatatagagaaaaacgTTTGAGAGAAGAATTGGAACGATATCGTCAAGAACGTCCTAAAATCCAACAGCAGTTTTcagatttaaaaagagaattagTTAATGTTACTGAGGACGAATGGAAAAATGTTCCTGAGGTTGGAGATGGTAGaaacagaaaacaaagaaatccAAGAGCAGAAAAATTCACACCATTACCAGACTCTGTATTAGCAAGAAATTTAGGTGGTAAAACTTCTACCAGTATTGATCCATCAAGTGGTTTAGCATCTATGATGCCTGGCGTAGCTACACCTGGGATGCTAACACCAACTGGAGACttagatttaagaaaaattggaCAAGCAAGAAATACCCTTAtgaatgtaaaattaaatcaagTTTCTGATTCTGTAGAAGGACAAACTGTTGTTGATCCAAAAGGATATCTTACTGATTTACAGAGTATGATTCCAACATACGGTGGAGATattaa tgacataaaaaaagcaagattattattgaaatcatTACGGGAAACAAATCCTAATCATCCTTCTGCTTGGATTGCATCTGCTCGATTAGAAGAAGTAACAGGAAAGGTTCAAGCTGcacgaaatttaataatgaaaggCTGTGAAGTGAATCCAACATCTGAAGATTTATGGTTGGAAGCTGCAAGATTACAACCACCTGATACTGCAAAAGCAGTAATCGCTCAATCAGTGCGACATATTCCAACATCTGTCAGAATATGGATAAAAGCTGCAGATTTAGAAACTGAAGCAAAGGCAAAAAGAAGAGTTTATCGAAAAGCTCTCGAGCATATTCCGAATTCTGTTAGATTGTGGAAAGCAGCAGTTGAATTGGAAGAACCAGAAGATGCTCGTATTCTTCTTAGTCGAGCTGTAGAATGTTGCCCAACTAGTGTTGATTTATGGCTTGCTTTAGCCAGATTAGAAACCTATGATAATGCAAGAAAAGTTCTTAATAAGGCTAGAGAAAATATACCAACTGATAGACAAATCTGGACTACAGCTGCTAAGTTAGAAGAAGCTAATGGGAATAAACACATggtagaaaaaattattgatcgagCTATATCTTCCTTAAGTGCAAATGGAGTTGAAATTAATAGAGAACATTGGTTTAAAGAAGCTATGGAAGCAGAAAAAGCTGGAGCAGTACATTGCTGTCAAGTAATTGTTAAAGCCATTATTGGTTTTGGTGTTGAAGAGGAAGATAGGAAACATACTTGGATGGAAGATGCAGAGACT TGTGCGCAACAAGGAGCATTAGAATGTGCAAGAGCAGTATATGCATATGCACTAACGACATTCCCTAGTAAGAAATCTATTTGGTTACGAGCAGCTTATTTCGAAAAAACATACGGTACACGGGAATCTTTAGAATCCTTGCTACAAAGAGCAGTTGCACATTGTCCTAAAAGTGAAGTACTCTGGCTTATGGGAGCTAAGTCTAAATGGTTGGCT gGAGATGTACCTGCAGCAAGAGGTATCTTATCTCTAGCTTTTCAAGCAAATCCAAATTCCGAAGAAATTTGGTTAGCAGCTGTGAAATTGGAATCAGAAAATGCAGAATATGAAAGAGCACGACGTTTGCTAGCAAAAGCTAGAGCATCTGCTCCTACACCAAGAGTAATGATGAAGAGTGCCAAGTTAGAATGGGCTCTTAATAATCTTGAGGCAGCTTTACACCTTTTAAAGGAAGCCCTTGAAGCATTTGAAGATTTTCCTAAATTATGGTTAATGAAAGGACAAATTGAAGAACAACAAGGAGATTTAGACAAAGCATTAGAAACTTATAATCAAgct aTTAAAAAATGTCCGAATTCAATTCCTTTGTGGCGTTTATTGGCACAATTAGAACATAGAAAAAATCAAGTAACAAAAGCTAGATCAGTTTTAGAAAAAGCACGACTACGTAATCCCAAAAATGCAGAATTATGGCTTGAAGCTAttagaaatgaattaaaatctGGCGGTGTACGTGATATGGCACATACTTTAATGGCAAAAGCATTACAAGAATGTCCTACATCAGGATTACTTTGGGCAGAAGCAATCTTTATGGAATCACGGccacaaagaaaaacaaaaagtgtTGATGCCCTTAAGAAATGTGAACATGATCCACATGTTCTTCTTGCGGTATCAAA atTATTTTGGTGTGAACACAAAATTTCTAAGTGCAGAGATTGGTTCAATAGAACTGTTAAAATAGATCCAGATTTAGGAGATGCATGggcttatttttataaatttgaacTTTTAAATGGAACTGAGGAACAACAagaagaagttaaaaaaagatgtattGCCGCAGAACCACACCATGGTGAAAATTGGTGCAGAGTAtccaaaaatattgtaaattggTGTTTGAGTGTGGATCAAATTTTGATAATAGTTgcgaaagatttaaaaatccCTATATAA